Proteins co-encoded in one Arachis hypogaea cultivar Tifrunner chromosome 13, arahy.Tifrunner.gnm2.J5K5, whole genome shotgun sequence genomic window:
- the LOC112736958 gene encoding transcription initiation factor TFIID subunit 14b → MTNSSSSKKHGQDQPELSGPTPKSHRTKMGKSEDTDKKNLGKKLKDVEISVPIVYGNIAFWLGKKASEYQSHKWTVYVRGASNEDLGAIVKRAVFQLHSSFNNPTRVVESPPFELSEAGWGEFEIVITLHFHSDVCDKPLNLYHHLKLYPEDENSSMSTKKPVVVELYDEIVFPDPSEAFLSRVQNHPAVNVPRLPPGVTLPPPIPVEDASKRRKGDTKDHPLSQWFTNFSEADELLQLAAARQQVQAHIAKLRRQISLIDGQHHQYFKSSSDQ, encoded by the exons ATGACCAACAGCTCATCCTCGAAAAAGCACGGTCAAGATCAGCCTGAATTAAGTGGTCCTACCCCCAAGTCTCATCGAACCAAAATGGGAAAATCCGAAGACACCGATAAGAAG AACTTAGGTAAGAAGCTCAAAGATGTAGAAATAAGTGTTCCAATAGTGTATGGGAATATTGCATTCTGGCTTGGGAAAAAGGCTAGTGA GTATCAGTCACATAAATGGACTGTGTATGTTCGTGGAGCATCAAATGAGGACCTTGGGGCAATAGTAAAGCGTGCTGTTTTTCAATTGCATTCAAGTTTTAATAATCCCACACGAGTTGTGGAGTCGCCGCCTTTCGAGTTGTCGGAGGCGGGATGGGGTGAAtttgaaattgtgatcacacttcaTTTCCACAGTGATGTTTGTGACAAGCCTTTAAACTT ATATCATCACTTGAAATTGTATCCAGAGGATGAAAACAGCTCCATGTCAACAAAGAAGCCTGTTGTCGTGGAGTTATATGATGAGATAGTTTTTCCTGATCCATCGGAGGCTTTTTTGTCCCGTGTGCAAAACCATCCAGCAGTGAATGTGCCGAGATTGCCCCCCGGGGTTACCTTGCCTCCACCAA TACCTGTTGAGGATGCAAGTAAAAGAAGGAAAGGCGATACCAAAGATCATCCCTTAAGCCAATGGTTCACAAATTTCTCAGAAGCAGATGAACTCTTGCAGCTTGCAGCAGCTCGTCAGCAG GTTCAAGCTCATATTGCTAAACTCAGACGACAGATTAGTTTGATAGATGGGCAGCATCATCAATACTTCAAATCTTCTTCCGACCAGTAA
- the LOC112736959 gene encoding auxin-responsive protein SAUR22 — MAIRLPSVLSAKHILRRQASATSMEVPKGYFAVYVGEGEKKRFVIPVSVLNQPSFQELLSIAENEFGFSHPMGGLTIPCSQDLFMSLTSTLC; from the coding sequence ATGGCTATTCGTTTGCCTAGTGTTTTGAGTGCTAAGCACATTCTTCGCCGGCAAGCTTCCGCGACATCAATGGAAGTTCCCAAAGGATACTTCGCCGTGTATGTAGGCGAAGGCGAAAAGAAGCGATTCGTCATACCAGTGTCAGTTTTGAATCAACCTTCTTTTCAAGAACTACTTAGCATTGCAGAGAATGAATTTGGATTCAGCCATCCAATGGGAGGACTCACAATTCCATGCTCACAAGATTTGTTCATGAGTCTCACATCTACCTTATGCTAG